The following are encoded together in the Onychostoma macrolepis isolate SWU-2019 chromosome 03, ASM1243209v1, whole genome shotgun sequence genome:
- the slc16a5b gene encoding monocarboxylate transporter 6 isoform X3 — protein sequence MTEGVRVHQAQANSAAVETDPGSEEPDQQEEDSSSILEVQHRSTGGAEDSSGGPVAPDGGWGWVVVAATVLVLAMTLAFPSCIGIFYTDLQNNFQASNTETSWVPAIMMAVLHAGGPICSVLVECLGCRATIIIGGILSGLGMAASSFAQTMVELYITAGIITGMGFSLSFQPSITMVGHYFVRRRVFANALSSTGTALGLSTLPLLANYLLSSFGWRGSFLVLGGVLLNCCVCGAVMRPLGAKPKMEARSGQTDNRQLKTNCLSITQEREGLKGRLRATLSTVMPFLRRHMAFDLLCSNPYFCAYALGVSWMMLGFVVPLVYLVPYATAYGMEQDRAALLMAILGLINITVRPATALVFGLPRFRGSHNFAYLFATAVLINGLSNCICGMATSFPVLLAYVIVFGFSMSLVGSLLFTVLMDTVEMSRFPSALGLISIMESVMLLLGPPLAGPDWASGELKKVLAGPMNDFSLFLLLLFCNVFIFLLSCKWLSFNAEWLL from the exons ATGACGGAGGGTGTGAGGGTTCATCAGGCCCAGGCAAACAGCGCTGCTGTAGAAACAGATCCTGGGTCTGAGGAGCCGGACCAACAGGAAGAGGACTCCTCCAGTATTTTAGAGGTGCAGCACCGCTCCACCGGAGGAGCGGAGGACAGCAGCGGTGGCCCGGTGGCTCCTGATGGTGGCTGGGGTTGGGTGGTTGTTGCGGCTACCGTTCTGGTCTTAGCAATGACTCTGGCTTTCCCTTCTTGCATCGGGATATTTTACACAGACTTGCAGAACAACTTCCAAGCCAGCAACACTGAAACGTCATGGGTGCCAGCCATCATGATGGCAGTGCTGCATGCAGGCG GCCCCATATGTAGTGTTCTCGTGGAGTGCCTTGGTTGCCGTGCTACAATAATTATTGGCGGGATCCTGAGCGGACTGGGAATGGCAGCCAGCTCATTTGCACAGACAATGGTAGAGCTGTATATCACTGCTGGCATTATCACAG GAATGGGATTCTCTTTGTCATTCCAGCCATCGATCACAATGGTGGGCCACTACTTTGTGCGGCGCAGGGTGTTTGCTAACGCCTTGTCTTCCACTGGCACCGCACTCGGGCTGAGCACCCTACCATTGCTAGCCAATTATCTGCTCAGCAGCTTTGGCTGGCGGGGCAGCTTTCTGGTGCTGGGAGGGGTCCTGCTGAACTGCTGCGTTTGTGGGGCCGTAATGCGCCCCCTTGGGGCCAAACCAAAGATGGAAGCCAGAAGCGGACAGACGGACAATCGCCAACTCAAAACCAATTGCCTTTCCATTACTCAGGAACGAGAGGGTCTGAAAGGCCGTCTGCGGGCCACTCTCTCCACCGTCATGCCTTTCCTGCGCAGACACATGGCTTTCGACCTGCTGTGCAGTAACCCGTACTTCTGTGCCTATGCTCTTGGGGTGTCCTGGATGATGCTGGGCTTCGTGGTGCCCCTCGTTTACCTGGTTCCCTATGCCACCGCTTACGGTATGGAGCAAGACCGAGCCGCTCTACTGATGGCCATCCTGGGGTTGATCAACATCACCGTTCGGCCAGCGACGGCGCTGGTTTTTGGGCTGCCTCGCTTCCGTGGAAGCCATAACTTTGCCTACCTGTTTGCCACAGCGGTGCTGATTAACGGATTAAGCAACTGCATCTGCGGGATGGCGACGAGTTTCCCAGTACTGCTGGCGTATGTTATAGTGTTTGGGTTTTCCATGAGCCTCGTCGGCTCCTTGTTGTTCACCGTACTGATGGACACGGTCGAGATGAGCCGCTTCCCATCCGCCTTGGGCCTCATCAGCATTATGGAGAGCGTCATGCTGCTGCTTGGCCCGCCGTTAGCAG GCCCGGACTGGGCATCAGGAGAACTGAAGAAAGTGCTGGCCGGTCCTATGAATgatttttccttgtttttattattattattttgtaatgtttttattttcctaCTCAGTTGTAAGTGGTTATCATTCAACGCCGAATGGCTTCTGTAA
- the slc16a5b gene encoding monocarboxylate transporter 6 isoform X2 yields MTEGVRVHQAQANSAAVETDPGSEEPDQQEEDSSSILEVQHRSTGGAEDSSGGPVAPDGGWGWVVVAATVLVLAMTLAFPSCIGIFYTDLQNNFQASNTETSWVPAIMMAVLHAGGPICSVLVECLGCRATIIIGGILSGLGMAASSFAQTMVELYITAGIITGMGFSLSFQPSITMVGHYFVRRRVFANALSSTGTALGLSTLPLLANYLLSSFGWRGSFLVLGGVLLNCCVCGAVMRPLGAKPKMEARSGQTDNRQLKTNCLSITQEREGLKGRLRATLSTVMPFLRRHMAFDLLCSNPYFCAYALGVSWMMLGFVVPLVYLVPYATAYGMEQDRAALLMAILGLINITVRPATALVFGLPRFRGSHNFAYLFATAVLINGLSNCICGMATSFPVLLAYVIVFGFSMSLVGSLLFTVLMDTVEMSRFPSALGLISIMESVMLLLGPPLAAGPDWASGELKKVLAGPMNDFSLFLLLLFCNVFIFLLSCKWLSFNAEWLL; encoded by the exons ATGACGGAGGGTGTGAGGGTTCATCAGGCCCAGGCAAACAGCGCTGCTGTAGAAACAGATCCTGGGTCTGAGGAGCCGGACCAACAGGAAGAGGACTCCTCCAGTATTTTAGAGGTGCAGCACCGCTCCACCGGAGGAGCGGAGGACAGCAGCGGTGGCCCGGTGGCTCCTGATGGTGGCTGGGGTTGGGTGGTTGTTGCGGCTACCGTTCTGGTCTTAGCAATGACTCTGGCTTTCCCTTCTTGCATCGGGATATTTTACACAGACTTGCAGAACAACTTCCAAGCCAGCAACACTGAAACGTCATGGGTGCCAGCCATCATGATGGCAGTGCTGCATGCAGGCG GCCCCATATGTAGTGTTCTCGTGGAGTGCCTTGGTTGCCGTGCTACAATAATTATTGGCGGGATCCTGAGCGGACTGGGAATGGCAGCCAGCTCATTTGCACAGACAATGGTAGAGCTGTATATCACTGCTGGCATTATCACAG GAATGGGATTCTCTTTGTCATTCCAGCCATCGATCACAATGGTGGGCCACTACTTTGTGCGGCGCAGGGTGTTTGCTAACGCCTTGTCTTCCACTGGCACCGCACTCGGGCTGAGCACCCTACCATTGCTAGCCAATTATCTGCTCAGCAGCTTTGGCTGGCGGGGCAGCTTTCTGGTGCTGGGAGGGGTCCTGCTGAACTGCTGCGTTTGTGGGGCCGTAATGCGCCCCCTTGGGGCCAAACCAAAGATGGAAGCCAGAAGCGGACAGACGGACAATCGCCAACTCAAAACCAATTGCCTTTCCATTACTCAGGAACGAGAGGGTCTGAAAGGCCGTCTGCGGGCCACTCTCTCCACCGTCATGCCTTTCCTGCGCAGACACATGGCTTTCGACCTGCTGTGCAGTAACCCGTACTTCTGTGCCTATGCTCTTGGGGTGTCCTGGATGATGCTGGGCTTCGTGGTGCCCCTCGTTTACCTGGTTCCCTATGCCACCGCTTACGGTATGGAGCAAGACCGAGCCGCTCTACTGATGGCCATCCTGGGGTTGATCAACATCACCGTTCGGCCAGCGACGGCGCTGGTTTTTGGGCTGCCTCGCTTCCGTGGAAGCCATAACTTTGCCTACCTGTTTGCCACAGCGGTGCTGATTAACGGATTAAGCAACTGCATCTGCGGGATGGCGACGAGTTTCCCAGTACTGCTGGCGTATGTTATAGTGTTTGGGTTTTCCATGAGCCTCGTCGGCTCCTTGTTGTTCACCGTACTGATGGACACGGTCGAGATGAGCCGCTTCCCATCCGCCTTGGGCCTCATCAGCATTATGGAGAGCGTCATGCTGCTGCTTGGCCCGCCGTTAGCAG CAGGCCCGGACTGGGCATCAGGAGAACTGAAGAAAGTGCTGGCCGGTCCTATGAATgatttttccttgtttttattattattattttgtaatgtttttattttcctaCTCAGTTGTAAGTGGTTATCATTCAACGCCGAATGGCTTCTGTAA
- the slc16a5b gene encoding monocarboxylate transporter 6 isoform X4 codes for MTEGVRVHQAQANSAAVETDPGSEEPDQQEEDSSSILEVQHRSTGGAEDSSGGPVAPDGGWGWVVVAATVLVLAMTLAFPSCIGIFYTDLQNNFQASNTETSWVPAIMMAVLHAGGPICSVLVECLGCRATIIIGGILSGLGMAASSFAQTMVELYITAGIITGMGFSLSFQPSITMVGHYFVRRRVFANALSSTGTALGLSTLPLLANYLLSSFGWRGSFLVLGGVLLNCCVCGAVMRPLGAKPKMEARSGQTDNRQLKTNCLSITQEREGLKGRLRATLSTVMPFLRRHMAFDLLCSNPYFCAYALGVSWMMLGFVVPLVYLVPYATAYGMEQDRAALLMAILGLINITVRPATALVFGLPRFRGSHNFAYLFATAVLINGLSNCICGMATSFPVLLAYVIVFGFSMSLVGSLLFTVLMDTVEMSRFPSALGLISIMESVMLLLGPPLAA; via the exons ATGACGGAGGGTGTGAGGGTTCATCAGGCCCAGGCAAACAGCGCTGCTGTAGAAACAGATCCTGGGTCTGAGGAGCCGGACCAACAGGAAGAGGACTCCTCCAGTATTTTAGAGGTGCAGCACCGCTCCACCGGAGGAGCGGAGGACAGCAGCGGTGGCCCGGTGGCTCCTGATGGTGGCTGGGGTTGGGTGGTTGTTGCGGCTACCGTTCTGGTCTTAGCAATGACTCTGGCTTTCCCTTCTTGCATCGGGATATTTTACACAGACTTGCAGAACAACTTCCAAGCCAGCAACACTGAAACGTCATGGGTGCCAGCCATCATGATGGCAGTGCTGCATGCAGGCG GCCCCATATGTAGTGTTCTCGTGGAGTGCCTTGGTTGCCGTGCTACAATAATTATTGGCGGGATCCTGAGCGGACTGGGAATGGCAGCCAGCTCATTTGCACAGACAATGGTAGAGCTGTATATCACTGCTGGCATTATCACAG GAATGGGATTCTCTTTGTCATTCCAGCCATCGATCACAATGGTGGGCCACTACTTTGTGCGGCGCAGGGTGTTTGCTAACGCCTTGTCTTCCACTGGCACCGCACTCGGGCTGAGCACCCTACCATTGCTAGCCAATTATCTGCTCAGCAGCTTTGGCTGGCGGGGCAGCTTTCTGGTGCTGGGAGGGGTCCTGCTGAACTGCTGCGTTTGTGGGGCCGTAATGCGCCCCCTTGGGGCCAAACCAAAGATGGAAGCCAGAAGCGGACAGACGGACAATCGCCAACTCAAAACCAATTGCCTTTCCATTACTCAGGAACGAGAGGGTCTGAAAGGCCGTCTGCGGGCCACTCTCTCCACCGTCATGCCTTTCCTGCGCAGACACATGGCTTTCGACCTGCTGTGCAGTAACCCGTACTTCTGTGCCTATGCTCTTGGGGTGTCCTGGATGATGCTGGGCTTCGTGGTGCCCCTCGTTTACCTGGTTCCCTATGCCACCGCTTACGGTATGGAGCAAGACCGAGCCGCTCTACTGATGGCCATCCTGGGGTTGATCAACATCACCGTTCGGCCAGCGACGGCGCTGGTTTTTGGGCTGCCTCGCTTCCGTGGAAGCCATAACTTTGCCTACCTGTTTGCCACAGCGGTGCTGATTAACGGATTAAGCAACTGCATCTGCGGGATGGCGACGAGTTTCCCAGTACTGCTGGCGTATGTTATAGTGTTTGGGTTTTCCATGAGCCTCGTCGGCTCCTTGTTGTTCACCGTACTGATGGACACGGTCGAGATGAGCCGCTTCCCATCCGCCTTGGGCCTCATCAGCATTATGGAGAGCGTCATGCTGCTGCTTGGCCCGCCGTTAGCAG CATAA
- the slc16a5b gene encoding monocarboxylate transporter 6 isoform X1, which yields MTEGVRVHQAQANSAAVETDPGSEEPDQQEEDSSSILEVQHRSTGGAEDSSGGPVAPDGGWGWVVVAATVLVLAMTLAFPSCIGIFYTDLQNNFQASNTETSWVPAIMMAVLHAGGPICSVLVECLGCRATIIIGGILSGLGMAASSFAQTMVELYITAGIITGMGFSLSFQPSITMVGHYFVRRRVFANALSSTGTALGLSTLPLLANYLLSSFGWRGSFLVLGGVLLNCCVCGAVMRPLGAKPKMEARSGQTDNRQLKTNCLSITQEREGLKGRLRATLSTVMPFLRRHMAFDLLCSNPYFCAYALGVSWMMLGFVVPLVYLVPYATAYGMEQDRAALLMAILGLINITVRPATALVFGLPRFRGSHNFAYLFATAVLINGLSNCICGMATSFPVLLAYVIVFGFSMSLVGSLLFTVLMDTVEMSRFPSALGLISIMESVMLLLGPPLAGMLVDSTSQYAYVFFACSITGSTAGLFIMLSFYWLDRQKCREVKSSFTHKDINSLKPSTKMTIDCDYSPVPLHGNNIRDMETDV from the exons ATGACGGAGGGTGTGAGGGTTCATCAGGCCCAGGCAAACAGCGCTGCTGTAGAAACAGATCCTGGGTCTGAGGAGCCGGACCAACAGGAAGAGGACTCCTCCAGTATTTTAGAGGTGCAGCACCGCTCCACCGGAGGAGCGGAGGACAGCAGCGGTGGCCCGGTGGCTCCTGATGGTGGCTGGGGTTGGGTGGTTGTTGCGGCTACCGTTCTGGTCTTAGCAATGACTCTGGCTTTCCCTTCTTGCATCGGGATATTTTACACAGACTTGCAGAACAACTTCCAAGCCAGCAACACTGAAACGTCATGGGTGCCAGCCATCATGATGGCAGTGCTGCATGCAGGCG GCCCCATATGTAGTGTTCTCGTGGAGTGCCTTGGTTGCCGTGCTACAATAATTATTGGCGGGATCCTGAGCGGACTGGGAATGGCAGCCAGCTCATTTGCACAGACAATGGTAGAGCTGTATATCACTGCTGGCATTATCACAG GAATGGGATTCTCTTTGTCATTCCAGCCATCGATCACAATGGTGGGCCACTACTTTGTGCGGCGCAGGGTGTTTGCTAACGCCTTGTCTTCCACTGGCACCGCACTCGGGCTGAGCACCCTACCATTGCTAGCCAATTATCTGCTCAGCAGCTTTGGCTGGCGGGGCAGCTTTCTGGTGCTGGGAGGGGTCCTGCTGAACTGCTGCGTTTGTGGGGCCGTAATGCGCCCCCTTGGGGCCAAACCAAAGATGGAAGCCAGAAGCGGACAGACGGACAATCGCCAACTCAAAACCAATTGCCTTTCCATTACTCAGGAACGAGAGGGTCTGAAAGGCCGTCTGCGGGCCACTCTCTCCACCGTCATGCCTTTCCTGCGCAGACACATGGCTTTCGACCTGCTGTGCAGTAACCCGTACTTCTGTGCCTATGCTCTTGGGGTGTCCTGGATGATGCTGGGCTTCGTGGTGCCCCTCGTTTACCTGGTTCCCTATGCCACCGCTTACGGTATGGAGCAAGACCGAGCCGCTCTACTGATGGCCATCCTGGGGTTGATCAACATCACCGTTCGGCCAGCGACGGCGCTGGTTTTTGGGCTGCCTCGCTTCCGTGGAAGCCATAACTTTGCCTACCTGTTTGCCACAGCGGTGCTGATTAACGGATTAAGCAACTGCATCTGCGGGATGGCGACGAGTTTCCCAGTACTGCTGGCGTATGTTATAGTGTTTGGGTTTTCCATGAGCCTCGTCGGCTCCTTGTTGTTCACCGTACTGATGGACACGGTCGAGATGAGCCGCTTCCCATCCGCCTTGGGCCTCATCAGCATTATGGAGAGCGTCATGCTGCTGCTTGGCCCGCCGTTAGCAG gaATGCTGGTTGACAGCACTAGCCAATATGCCTATGTGTTCTTCGCCTGCAGCATAACCGGCTCCACCGCCGGTCTCTTCATCATGCTGTCCTTCTACTGGCTGGACAGACAGAAGTGCAGAGAGGTCAAGAGCTCCTTTACTCATAAAGACATTAACTCACTGAAGCCCAGCACTAAGATGACCATAGACTGTGATTACAGTCCAGTGCCTTTACATGGTAACAATATCAGAGACATGGAGACTGATGTTTGA